A region from the Aegilops tauschii subsp. strangulata cultivar AL8/78 chromosome 5, Aet v6.0, whole genome shotgun sequence genome encodes:
- the LOC109738191 gene encoding uncharacterized protein isoform X2 produces MEYVAAARSLTPMSRRTRHAHRLQLAADPPLQAPPPPPPLPPPLQPTTAGIGIGNGNGIQVQQQHSHRRMDLEQELQPTTAGIVNGNGAQMQQQQQQQQQQQQQSQRRMDLEQEVAELKQQLGNEQMVHHILERALHAPTNSSNSARSVLLNIPAFIPAKAKQLLAELVLVEEEITRLESQIHTMKGGLTLSQQQRASISMASNTYSYPASVQTNNNGNGNGNPPSIYTNESSGNGRVSNGGTAKTPGNTPTAHSAQASARHGSNNVNGGATIGNRTPTHTAPTLARQASNEVAPEIKSMFFISQAMNAEYLQRHLAATATDDKPAKSPRDQARGSSGAAAVSPKLNGNIFGLPPRNSLEKQSERAPEKPTRVSREPSPPAKRDEQSKAQLPNKLSERIVKCLAVIFIRLLRSSRVAEMEKSGNLARSGNLQGSFRIDTVLNVAAAKEKDQRGQQDHYGIFGLPDSVIRDIGPYKNLVRFTSSAFDLRGFSSSPLLTKLREMLEALQQVDLRFLTHQQKLAFWLNIYNTCIMHGILQHGLPSNSEKLLALKNKATINVSGQKFNALVIENFVLRQPSSVKEEFWKCNVDVEEQQVRGLYGLNSSEPNILFAMCCGTRSSPALRIYKADRVMMDLEKAKLDYLQASLVVTSTRRLMIPGLIHSNMHDFAKNMESLLRWICDQLPTSWSLRKSMVDCLRGHQGHLKVEDVVEVIPYDYEFQYLLPM; encoded by the exons ATGGAGTACGTGGCCGCGGCGCGGTCTCTGACTCCGATGAGCCGCAGGACTCGCCATGCTCACCGCCTCCAGCTCGCCGCCGATCCTCCTCTgcaggctcctcctcctcctcctcctcttcctcctccg TTGCAGCCGACGACGGCAGGCATTGGCATTGGCAACGGCAACGGCATACAGGTGCAACAACAACACAGCCATAGGCGCATGGATCTTGAGCAAGAG TTGCAGCCGACGACGGCAGGCATAGTCAATGGCAACGGCGCGcagatgcaacaacaacaacaacaacaacaacaacaacaacaacaaagccagAGGCGCATGGATCTTGAGCAAGAG GTGGCGGAGCTGAAGCAGCAGCTGGGCAACGAGCAGATGGTGCACCACATCCTCGAGCGCGCCCTGCACGCCCCGACCAATTCATCAAACTCGGCGCGCTCCGTGCTCCTCAACATCCCGGCCTTCATCCCGGCCAAGGCCAAGCAGCTGCTCGCCGAGCTCGTGCTCGTCGAGGAGGAGATCACGCGCCTCGAGTCCCAGATACACACCATGAAGGGCGGTCTGACCCTCTCGCAGCAGCAGCGAGCATCAATTTCAATGGCGTCCAACACGTACTCGTACCCGGCAAGTGTCCAAACCAACAATAATGGCAACGGCAACGGTAACCCGCCAAGTATCTACACTAACGAGAGCAGTGGCAATGGTCGTGTCAGCAATGGAGGAACAGCTAAAACACCGGGTAACACCCCGACGGCACACTCGGCTCAGGCGTCGGCTCGTCATGGCAGCAACAATGTCAATGGAGGAGCTACGATAGGTAACCGCACGCCCACGCACACGGCGCCGACGTTGGCTCGTCAAGCCTCGAATGAGGTGGCGCCGGAGATAAAGTCCATGTTCTTCATCAGCCAGGCCATGAACGCCGAGTACCTCCAGCGACACCTCGCCGCCACGGCCACCGACGACAAGCCGGCCAAGAGCCCCAGAGACCAGGCCAGAGGGTCatcgggagccgccgccgtcagCCCGAAGCTCAACGGTAACATCTTCGGCCTCCCGCCAAGAAACTCCCTTGAAAAG CAATCGGAGCGAGCACCAGAAAAACCCACCAGAGTCTCCCGAGAACCTTCGCCGCCGGCGAAGAGGGACGAGCAGAGCAAGGCCCAGCTGCCGAACAAGCTGTCGGAGAGGATCGTGAAGTGCCTGGCGGTGATCTTCATCAGGCTCCTCCGGTCGTCGCGGGTGGCCGAGATGGAGAAGTCCGGCAACCTCGCCAGGTCGGGGAACCTGCAGGGAAGCTTCCGGATCGACACGGTTCTGAACGTGGCGGCtgccaaggagaaggaccagaGGGGCCAACAGGACCACTACGGCATCTTCGGGTTGCCGGACTCGGTGATCCGGGACATCGGCCCATAcaagaacctcgtgaggttcacaTCGAGTGCCTTCGATCTCCGAGGGTTCTCCAGCTCCCCTCTGCTCACCAAGCTGAG GGAGATGTTGGAGGCCTTGCAGCAGGTGGATTTGAGGTTTCTGACGCACCAGCAGAAGCTAGCGTTTTGGTTGAACATTTACAACACCTGCATCATGCAC GGAATCCTGCAGCATGGTTTGCCCTCAAACTCTGAAAAGTTGCTGGCACTGAAGAACAAG GCAACCATCAATGTTTCAGGGCAGAAGTTCAATGCACTGGTGATTGAAAATTTCGTCTTGAGGCAACCATCCAGTGTGAAAGAA GAATTCTGGAAGTGCAATGTCGATGTCGAAGAACAGCAGGTGAGGGGTCTCTATGGATTGAATAGTTCGGAGCCAAACATTCTTTTCGCGATGTGCTGCGGCACCAGATCTTCGCCAGCG CTGAGGATATACAAGGCGGACCGCGTGATGATGGATCTGGAGAAGGCGAAGCTGGATTACCTACAGGCTTCGCTGGTGGTGACCTCGACGAGGAGGCTAATGATCCCAGGCCTGATACACTCCAACATGCACGACTTTGCCAAAAACATGGAGTCGCTGCTTCGGTGGATCTGTGACCAGCTCCCGACATCTTGGTCGCTCAGGAAATCCATGGTAGACTGTCTGAGGGGACACCAGGGCCACCTCAAGGTTGAAGACGTCGTGGAGGTGATCCCATATGATTATGAGTTTCAGTACCTGTTGCCCATGTGA
- the LOC109738191 gene encoding uncharacterized protein isoform X1, with amino-acid sequence MEYVAAARSLTPMSRRTRHAHRLQLAADPPLQAPPPPPPLPPPVQLQPTTAGIGIGNGNGIQVQQQHSHRRMDLEQELQPTTAGIVNGNGAQMQQQQQQQQQQQQQSQRRMDLEQEVAELKQQLGNEQMVHHILERALHAPTNSSNSARSVLLNIPAFIPAKAKQLLAELVLVEEEITRLESQIHTMKGGLTLSQQQRASISMASNTYSYPASVQTNNNGNGNGNPPSIYTNESSGNGRVSNGGTAKTPGNTPTAHSAQASARHGSNNVNGGATIGNRTPTHTAPTLARQASNEVAPEIKSMFFISQAMNAEYLQRHLAATATDDKPAKSPRDQARGSSGAAAVSPKLNGNIFGLPPRNSLEKQSERAPEKPTRVSREPSPPAKRDEQSKAQLPNKLSERIVKCLAVIFIRLLRSSRVAEMEKSGNLARSGNLQGSFRIDTVLNVAAAKEKDQRGQQDHYGIFGLPDSVIRDIGPYKNLVRFTSSAFDLRGFSSSPLLTKLREMLEALQQVDLRFLTHQQKLAFWLNIYNTCIMHGILQHGLPSNSEKLLALKNKATINVSGQKFNALVIENFVLRQPSSVKEEFWKCNVDVEEQQVRGLYGLNSSEPNILFAMCCGTRSSPALRIYKADRVMMDLEKAKLDYLQASLVVTSTRRLMIPGLIHSNMHDFAKNMESLLRWICDQLPTSWSLRKSMVDCLRGHQGHLKVEDVVEVIPYDYEFQYLLPM; translated from the exons ATGGAGTACGTGGCCGCGGCGCGGTCTCTGACTCCGATGAGCCGCAGGACTCGCCATGCTCACCGCCTCCAGCTCGCCGCCGATCCTCCTCTgcaggctcctcctcctcctcctcctcttcctcctccg GTTCAGTTGCAGCCGACGACGGCAGGCATTGGCATTGGCAACGGCAACGGCATACAGGTGCAACAACAACACAGCCATAGGCGCATGGATCTTGAGCAAGAG TTGCAGCCGACGACGGCAGGCATAGTCAATGGCAACGGCGCGcagatgcaacaacaacaacaacaacaacaacaacaacaacaacaaagccagAGGCGCATGGATCTTGAGCAAGAG GTGGCGGAGCTGAAGCAGCAGCTGGGCAACGAGCAGATGGTGCACCACATCCTCGAGCGCGCCCTGCACGCCCCGACCAATTCATCAAACTCGGCGCGCTCCGTGCTCCTCAACATCCCGGCCTTCATCCCGGCCAAGGCCAAGCAGCTGCTCGCCGAGCTCGTGCTCGTCGAGGAGGAGATCACGCGCCTCGAGTCCCAGATACACACCATGAAGGGCGGTCTGACCCTCTCGCAGCAGCAGCGAGCATCAATTTCAATGGCGTCCAACACGTACTCGTACCCGGCAAGTGTCCAAACCAACAATAATGGCAACGGCAACGGTAACCCGCCAAGTATCTACACTAACGAGAGCAGTGGCAATGGTCGTGTCAGCAATGGAGGAACAGCTAAAACACCGGGTAACACCCCGACGGCACACTCGGCTCAGGCGTCGGCTCGTCATGGCAGCAACAATGTCAATGGAGGAGCTACGATAGGTAACCGCACGCCCACGCACACGGCGCCGACGTTGGCTCGTCAAGCCTCGAATGAGGTGGCGCCGGAGATAAAGTCCATGTTCTTCATCAGCCAGGCCATGAACGCCGAGTACCTCCAGCGACACCTCGCCGCCACGGCCACCGACGACAAGCCGGCCAAGAGCCCCAGAGACCAGGCCAGAGGGTCatcgggagccgccgccgtcagCCCGAAGCTCAACGGTAACATCTTCGGCCTCCCGCCAAGAAACTCCCTTGAAAAG CAATCGGAGCGAGCACCAGAAAAACCCACCAGAGTCTCCCGAGAACCTTCGCCGCCGGCGAAGAGGGACGAGCAGAGCAAGGCCCAGCTGCCGAACAAGCTGTCGGAGAGGATCGTGAAGTGCCTGGCGGTGATCTTCATCAGGCTCCTCCGGTCGTCGCGGGTGGCCGAGATGGAGAAGTCCGGCAACCTCGCCAGGTCGGGGAACCTGCAGGGAAGCTTCCGGATCGACACGGTTCTGAACGTGGCGGCtgccaaggagaaggaccagaGGGGCCAACAGGACCACTACGGCATCTTCGGGTTGCCGGACTCGGTGATCCGGGACATCGGCCCATAcaagaacctcgtgaggttcacaTCGAGTGCCTTCGATCTCCGAGGGTTCTCCAGCTCCCCTCTGCTCACCAAGCTGAG GGAGATGTTGGAGGCCTTGCAGCAGGTGGATTTGAGGTTTCTGACGCACCAGCAGAAGCTAGCGTTTTGGTTGAACATTTACAACACCTGCATCATGCAC GGAATCCTGCAGCATGGTTTGCCCTCAAACTCTGAAAAGTTGCTGGCACTGAAGAACAAG GCAACCATCAATGTTTCAGGGCAGAAGTTCAATGCACTGGTGATTGAAAATTTCGTCTTGAGGCAACCATCCAGTGTGAAAGAA GAATTCTGGAAGTGCAATGTCGATGTCGAAGAACAGCAGGTGAGGGGTCTCTATGGATTGAATAGTTCGGAGCCAAACATTCTTTTCGCGATGTGCTGCGGCACCAGATCTTCGCCAGCG CTGAGGATATACAAGGCGGACCGCGTGATGATGGATCTGGAGAAGGCGAAGCTGGATTACCTACAGGCTTCGCTGGTGGTGACCTCGACGAGGAGGCTAATGATCCCAGGCCTGATACACTCCAACATGCACGACTTTGCCAAAAACATGGAGTCGCTGCTTCGGTGGATCTGTGACCAGCTCCCGACATCTTGGTCGCTCAGGAAATCCATGGTAGACTGTCTGAGGGGACACCAGGGCCACCTCAAGGTTGAAGACGTCGTGGAGGTGATCCCATATGATTATGAGTTTCAGTACCTGTTGCCCATGTGA
- the LOC141023215 gene encoding uncharacterized protein, translating to MARSVWALPPESLVEHMSIDTNPNARRWLFNMQILLNHTEFTRLDVTLWEIWSSRRKVIYEDIYQTPFATNAFVNSFVNELQMLKKPRGEQVAAQARPTRWIAPPENLVKINVDAALLGNSSGGTVATVCRGRDGLFIGASTVTFIGTNDPIALEALAVREALALADDLYERRILVASDCKIVIDDIKHKTMSLGARIPRLTI from the exons ATGGCGAGGAGCGTTTGGGCTTTACCACCTGAGTCGCTGGTTGAACATATGAGCATCGACACTAACCCAAATGCAAGGAGATGGTTGTTTAATATGCAAATCTTGCTAAACCACACTGAGTTCACTCGGCTGGACGTCACTCTTTGGGAGATTTGGAGTTCGAGAAGGAAAGTGATATATGAGGATATATACCAGACTCCTTTTGCGACCAATGCATTTGTAAACTCTTTCGTCAACGAGCTGCAGATGTTGAAGAAGCCACGAGGTGAGCAAGTGGCTGCCCAGGCAAGGCCGACCCGTTGGATAGCTCCACCTGAGAACCTGGTTAAAATAAACGTGGACGCTGCACTTCTGGGAAACAGTTCCGGTGGAACTGTCGCAACAGTCTGCAGAGGCCGCGACGGACTGTTCATAGGCGCTTCCACTGTCACCTTCATCGGAACTAATGATCCTATAGCACTAGAAGCTCTTGCCGTGCGGGAAGCACTTGCATTGGCAGACGACCTATATGAGCGTAGGATTCTTGTAGCTTCTGATTGCAAGATCGTCATTGATGATATCAAGCACAAGA CCATGAGTTTAGGAGCTCGAATACCGAGGCTCACAATTTAG
- the LOC109759880 gene encoding uncharacterized protein, producing MGESRGSIFFFGTYRPPVPLDIFSCPADPPPSSAEDELLLTDDASYNQNGRPVPPAALKEILGFLRKTNPELASDCGATLEDVDAGHVTGMVFVSERDRGLETLHLALRRSTGGEVKVLSLLGDIYGLDDLGVRMEDSGCIAGGYMVDGVTVGHSLVYVSTKEEVKARRTPWTVVYRTDLADGKTERLTPQGQYDLSPAVSPSGKMVAVANFQKSEWNGEIENLKTDIVIMEVHWRGLGGDGRRRVIKDAGWPTWGSDNVIFFHRGFDKTPPTNTADWAVFRYDLAAHREERVTPVGIDAMTPAAISETRVAVATVRQKSKQVEMMVERVMDQYRHVEIFDTTTPSCKPPSVQITQRMRPLGDHYNPFVLDGGRRIGYHRCRTDKLTPHGEQKSIEKRFDKVQSGESEVGLYRVTGVFPSISKNGKKLAFVDNEFQAVWLVEADSEAAPRIVYKAKSNKSVFSTSWNQNDELDTLYVCEGPAFSIEKPVQIIRIPNVSTHDPEEHKLKSFALTDHKYNCAFPSTNPEGTKLVFRSSRDRVQGGKREDKNLFIIDAEKGEYAGVDQLTNGPWTDTHCSWSPREGCDWIVFSSSRGKPGGAPASDHGLDSGYFSVYLVNAKDMAEGVVPVRVIHSAPTIAGHVNHPVFSPDMMSIVFTADLAAVSVDPISMPHFMHSVRPYGDIFSVELLDREDMAKNKDIHKYHRITHSRYEYSTPTWSPHTDGEQDPNTRWKMLERVPYITPRCPYARGQHGEKEGWHMTGHLIIDKRSC from the exons ATGGGGGAGAGCCGCGgcagcatcttcttcttcggGACCTACAGGCCACCTGTGCCCCTGGACATCTTCTCCTGCCCGGCTGATCCGCCGCCGTCATCTGCCGAGGACGAGCTTCTCCTCACCGACGACGCGTCGTACAACCAGAACGGCCGGCCCGTCCCGCCGGCGGCGCTCAAGGAGATCCTGGGTTTCCTGCGCAAGACGAACCCCGAGCTGGCCTCCGACTGCGGCGCCACCCTGGAGGACGTGGACGCGGGCCACGTCACCGGCATGGTTTTCGTCTCCGAGAGGGACCGCGGCCTTGAGACGCTGCACCTAGCCCTGCGCCGCTCCACCGGCGGCGAGGTGAAGGTGCTGAGCCTGCTGGGCGACATCTATGGCTTGGACGATTTAGGCGTGCGCATGGAGGACAGCGGCTGCATCGCCGGCGGCTACATGGTGGATGGCGTCACCGTGGGCCACTCACTCGTCTACGTGTCCACGAAGGAGGAGGTGAAAGCCCGGCGCACCCCGTGGACCGTGGTCTACAGGACCgaccttgccgatggcaagaccgAGCGCCTCACTCCACAAGGCCAGTACGATCTGAGCCCGGCCGTGTCGCCGTCCGGGAAGATGGTGGCGGTGGCCAACTTCCAGAAGAGCGAGTGGAACGGCGAGATCGAGAACCTCAAGACCGACATCGTGATCATGGAGGTGCACTGGCGAGGGCTGGGGGGCGATGGCCGCAGGCGTGTGATCAAGGACGCCGGCTGGCCGACCTGGGGCAGCGATAACGTCATCTTCTTCCACCGAGGGTTCGACAAGACGCCGCCCACCAACACCGCAGACTGGGCCGTGTTCCGATACGACCTCGCGGCTCACAGGGAAGAGCGGGTCACCCCGGTGGGCATCGACGCCATGACTCCGGCGGCCATCAGCGAGACCAGAGTGGCCGTGGCGACCGTCCGACAGAAATCCAAGCAAGTCGAAATGATGGTGGAGCGCGTGATGGATCAGTACCGGCACGTGGAGATCTTCGACACGACAACCCCTTCGTGCAAGCCGCCCTCTGTACAGATCACCCagaggatgaggccgttgggAGACCACTACAACCCCTTCGTGCTCGATGGCGGCAGACGCATCGGCTATCACCGATGCAGAACTGACAAGCTCACTCCGCAC GGTGAGCAGAAAAGCATCGAGAAGAGGTTTGACAAGGTGCAGTCGGGCGAATCGGAGGTCGGGCTGTATAGGGTGACGGGCGTGTTCCCGTCCATCTCCAAGAACGGCAAGAAGCTGGCCTTCGTGGACAACGAGTTCCAGGCCGTGTGGCTGGTGGAGGCCGACAGCGAAGCCGCCCCGCGCATCGTCTACAAGGCCAAGTCCAACAAGAGCGTCTTCTCCACGTCGTGGAACCAGAACGACGAGCTGGACACGCTCTACGTCTGCGAAGGCCCGGCTTTCAGCATCGAGAAGCCGGTGCAGATCATCAGGATCCCCAACGTGTCCACCCACGACCCCGAGGAGCACAAGTTGAAGTCGTTCGCCCTCACCGACCACAAGTACAACTGCGCCTTCCCGTCCACCAACCCGGAGGGGACCAAGCTCGTGTTCCGCTCCAGCAGGGACAGGGTCCAGGGAGGGAAGAGGGAGGACAAGAACCTCTTCATCATAGACGCGGAGAAGGGGGAGTACGCTGGCGTGGACCAGCTCACCAATGGGCCATGGACAGACACCCACTGCAGCTGGTCACCCAGGGAAGGCTGCGACTGGATCGTCTTCTCCTCGAGCCGCGGTAAGCCGGGTGGCGCGCCGGCGTCCGACCACGGCTTGGACTCGGGCTACTTCTCCGTCTACCTGGTGAACGCCAAGGACATGGCCGAGGGCGTGGTGCCGGTGCGGGTGATCCACAGCGCGCCCACCATCGCAGGGCACGTGAACCACCCCGTGTTCAGCCCGGACATGATGAGCATCGTCTTCACCGCCGACCTCGCTGCCGTCTCCGTCGACCCCATCTCTATGCCGCACTTCATGCACTCGGTCAGGCCCTACGGCGACatcttctccgtcgagctcctcGACAGGGAGGACATGGCCAAGAACAAGGACATCCACAAGTACCACCGGATCACGCACAGCCGCTACGAGTACTCCACGCCTACGTGGTCGCCCCACACCGACGGCGAGCAAGATCCCAACACCAGGTGGAAGATGCTGGAGAGAGTCCCGTACATCACGCCACGGTGCCCGTACGCGCGCGGCCAACATGGCGAGAAGGAGGGCTGGCACATGACCGGCCACCTCATCATAGACAAGAGGTCCTGCTGA